The genomic DNA CATTCATATCCCGACCGACCCAACACCACTACGATCCTGCAACAGCTCAATTTATCTGGACATCCTACGACAGCCAGCTGCCCGCGCCCTCAACTGGACAGAATCAAGCGCCTGCGCTAGACTTTTCTCACAAGGAACAGACTTCGTCCTTACGAATGTTCCGACAGAAGAAAGAGAGGCATGGTATGCGCGGGACTGTAGCAACGATCATATTGGGACTGGTTCTGACCACGGGCTGCTCGACCACCAATCAGGTGGCGACACAAGACCAGAACTATAATGCGCCGCTCAGTATTTATAGTGCGATGGACAGCACCTCACTGGTCTATTCCGATCCCATGGCCGCCTCGCAAGCCAACGACCACCCTTATCGATGGGCTGCGTTCATCCTTCATCCAGTCGGCCACCTCGTTGACTACACCGTAAACCGCCCCCTCTACGCCATTGCCAAACACGCACCCTATCTCTTCGGTTATACGTCCGAAGATTCCATGATCGACTCCCAGCGACGGTAACCCTGCTCGAAACCTTGCCGGCCGGGACCTCTCCCGGCGGTGAGGTGAGCATTCCTCGCCCGCCTCTTGCCAGTCGCATCTCGCTTGCCGTTCAGGTATGCTCGCCACTTCGATCGTGCGCCACGTTGAACCGAGGCATCGAATCCGGCCATGTATCGCCGCCTCTCACTGCTGCCGTTCTTGTTCGCTGTCTGCGCCCTGTGGGCAGGATGCGAAACTCCGCCACCGGCCCGGCCCCCGCTTCCTCCCTCTGAGAGTGACCTTGACCTCCTGGGCCCCACAAAACTCTGCGATTCCCGCCAGACATTCCTAGCGGCACATCCTGAAGTCATCCCCCACACCCACGCCTGGGGCAGCGGGCAGGAACTCCAAATCCCGTCTGAGCAAAGCCGCTCCAAGAGCGACGAGTCATATTTTTTCGACGAAGACGGAACGTTGGTCGGTATGCTGTTCGTGTTTCGTTCCGGACTCGATCTCGCCCCCTACAAAACACTCCGCTATACCCTCTCCCGGCTGAAACCCAGCCTGGAGTTCTATTTGACCGTGGCCCAATTGGCCGATCGTCAGAACATGGAAGGCAGCACCATCTATGACACCGGCGACGAAAAGACGACCACCCGATACCTCGTGCTGGGCGATCGCGGTAACCAACGCCTGCTCGAAGCCTCCTTTACGGTCGATCCCTACGTGAAGCTTTTTTCTCCCTATCGCAAGGGGTTCCTTGACCGCCTCCGCGATACCGCTCAACACACCGGCGGCCAGCACCTCGACACCCAGGGGTCTGAGGACAAGGAACCCTTCGCATCGCTGCAACAGTTCGCCCGCGGCCAAACCGCGCAACTGGCCTATTGCGGCACGAAAAACCAGGTCATCGCCCTCGACGCCTACCAGAAAGCCAGCGCCTCAGGATTCACCGGTACAGTCTGGCAAGCGGAGCTTCACCACCGATTGGGCGTCTCCTGGGAAGCGGCAGGCAACCTGGAGAAGGCTAAAAGCGAACTCCTCGCATCCTTAGCCCTACGCCCCAATTCCCCGGAAGTCGTCAACAACCTTGGTGCCGTGTACTGGAAACTGGGCGAGAAGAAAAATGCCCTGGCCTCCTTCGAAAAAGCCATATTGATGCGCCCTAACTACGCCATTGCCCGCTTCAACGTGGCCGAGGCCATCGCAGATGACAACCCGAGGCGAGCTATTACGGAATACGAAACGTACCTGGCCCTCGTCGAAGGCATCCTCGAAGAAACGGACCGTGCCGCGCTCGCACAAAAACGCGTGCAAGCACTCAAGCATCAGTAGCGTCTATTTGGGTTGCTGCGTGGCCACTCGCCCGGCATAGAGCCGAACGTGAGAAACGTGGGGACAGATCAGCGGGGGGACTTTTCGGCTTCTTCCTGACTGGTCTTACACTCAATGCATAACGTGGTCACAGGGCGGGCTTTCAGACGCTTGTAGGGAATATCGCCTTCACAGCCCTCGCATATGCCGTAGGTTTGCGTGGCAAATCGCCCCAGCGCCTCATCGATTTTCTTGAGCAGTTTTCGCTCTCGCTCCCGAATACGAAACGAGAAATGCTGGTCGGCCTCAGCGGAAGCCTGATCACTCACATCGGGGAATACTTCCAAACCGGTCGGATTCGTCAACACCACGCCGGCTTCAGCCAAAATCGCCGCACGCTGGCCTTCAAGGTCCGCCAGGATATCGGGATACTTGACCCCGTTTGCCTTGGGTGGCTTTCGCCGAGCTACCGTGGTTTTTTTCGCGGGAGTCTTCATCGAATACTCGGAATCGAGATGCCGGTATTGTCTTCAGACCGTATACAGAAATTTGACTATAGCAGCCGGAAATCAAAGGGGTCAATCGGTTCTTCGAGGCTTCGCCGAGGCATCACCATGCCCGAGCCGGAAAATCCCGGTCAGAGATCCCTCCGGCCCTCGATCGACTTGACGAGGGTCACTTCGTCCGCATACTCGATGTCCATCCCGACAGGAATGCCATAGGCGATGCGGGTCACCCGAACATGATGCGGCTTCAAGAGCCGGGTCAAGTAGATAGCGGTCGCTTCACCCTCGATCGTGGGATTCGTTGCCACGATGACCTCTTCCACTCCGCCCGCTTTCACTCGATCCAGCAACTCCTCGGCACGAATGTCCGATGGTCCGACGCCATCCAACGGAGACAACACTCCGAGCAGGACGTGATACAGGCCTCGATAGCCCCCGGCCCGTTCGATGGCGTACAACGTGCTGGGCTCTTCAATGACGAGGATCTTGCTGCGATCCCGCTTGGGATCCCGGCAGAACTCACAGAGTTCCCCCTCGGCAATATTCCGGCATTGTCGGCAGAACGACAGTCCGTCCTTCATCGCCTGAATCGCCTCGGCGAGGCGCATCGCATCTTCCCGTTCAGCCTTGAGCAGATGAAAGGCCAGCCGTTGCGCGCTTTTCTGACCGATCCCGGGCAGACGCACCAACTCCCGCACTAACTTCGCCAACAGACCCTGCTGATCAACACTCATAACGCATCATCACATCCGGGAAGCACGCCGCCGCCATCAAAACAAACCGGGAATCTTCATCCCGCCCGTCACAGCCTTCATTTCTTCCGCCATCATTTCACGGGATTTTTTCAGCGCATCGTTGCCGGCCGCCACGACCAAATCCTGCAGCATTTCGACATCGCCGGCCTTCACGACCTCTGGGTCGAT from Nitrospira sp. ND1 includes the following:
- a CDS encoding tetratricopeptide repeat protein; amino-acid sequence: MYRRLSLLPFLFAVCALWAGCETPPPARPPLPPSESDLDLLGPTKLCDSRQTFLAAHPEVIPHTHAWGSGQELQIPSEQSRSKSDESYFFDEDGTLVGMLFVFRSGLDLAPYKTLRYTLSRLKPSLEFYLTVAQLADRQNMEGSTIYDTGDEKTTTRYLVLGDRGNQRLLEASFTVDPYVKLFSPYRKGFLDRLRDTAQHTGGQHLDTQGSEDKEPFASLQQFARGQTAQLAYCGTKNQVIALDAYQKASASGFTGTVWQAELHHRLGVSWEAAGNLEKAKSELLASLALRPNSPEVVNNLGAVYWKLGEKKNALASFEKAILMRPNYAIARFNVAEAIADDNPRRAITEYETYLALVEGILEETDRAALAQKRVQALKHQ
- a CDS encoding TraR/DksA C4-type zinc finger protein; this encodes MKTPAKKTTVARRKPPKANGVKYPDILADLEGQRAAILAEAGVVLTNPTGLEVFPDVSDQASAEADQHFSFRIRERERKLLKKIDEALGRFATQTYGICEGCEGDIPYKRLKARPVTTLCIECKTSQEEAEKSPR
- the recR gene encoding recombination mediator RecR, producing MSVDQQGLLAKLVRELVRLPGIGQKSAQRLAFHLLKAEREDAMRLAEAIQAMKDGLSFCRQCRNIAEGELCEFCRDPKRDRSKILVIEEPSTLYAIERAGGYRGLYHVLLGVLSPLDGVGPSDIRAEELLDRVKAGGVEEVIVATNPTIEGEATAIYLTRLLKPHHVRVTRIAYGIPVGMDIEYADEVTLVKSIEGRRDL